CTGCACCACACTTTTCTGTGCTTTTGTTACTCTCTGCTTGCTATTTTCTGTGCCTGCACCATagtgctttttttctgaaatttccTTTGTTATTAATTACTACTGAGTTGCGTACATGCGGTCTTAAGAAACTGATCGTCTTACAGCTAACTAGCACCTcagcatttgcatatttttacaGATTCAAAAATTCACCAAAAAAATTGGGAGCATTGTAAAAACGAAAATCCAAAAGTTAAcaaattcaaaaattaaaaaaaaactcaaggtACTTACAGAATGGGCTTCTAATTCACAAattttttcaggttttgcaGAATTCAGCAGATAGACCCTAATAACATGATCAGAATTTCCAGTGGCCAGAAAAGAGCCACCAGGACTGAAGGAGGAGCACAGCATTTGAGCACCAGCATGGGATCTCTCCACAAACTTCAAGGGCCTAGGACTAAAtcaaaaaattgttaaatgtgCTATTTGAAAACTACATTATCTGGTTTATTATTAGCTAAATGAAGGGTTAGAAACCTAGTGCACAATAGTCTAAATAGCAAAATATGTAATCAGTGAGCAAtgattgcacaaaaaaaaaaaatcttgtcaaaTCAAGACAAACTGTAATGTAACAAGCTGAGGAGTGTACTTGCTGAAAACTTAGCCTTAACATTTTAGCcttgtaaaacattttggtATATGTAAGTATATCAACAAAGTTAATCAAAGTTGCTTTCATACTTGAATAAGTTAGTAACAACATTCCACATCCAGAAGCAGACACAGCCATCGGCCCCTGCTGACAGCAATATtctattatctcccttgcacTGTGGGctaaactgaaaagaaaaattaaaaatcaaatttatcagctttaacaaaaacatctgatgaatttttaaaatgttttataatccATAATATATTCCAAAAAATTCTCAATCTGCTACATTTTTCCACAAGGTGTAATAATggtgtaataatatttttacactaCTTTACCTGTAATGTGTTGATGGCACCAGTATGACCCTGTAATACTGCCAGTGGGGCCTTTGTCCGCAGACACCACACCCTAACCATTTTGTCACAGCTGCTAGAGGCAAGGAGGGTGTTCTCATAGTTGACAGCCAAATCAGTGATTTCAGAAGAATGCCCACGCAGTGTGGCAAGGAGACGTCCACTGTCAGCATTCCAGATCTTGACAAGAGCATCATCGGCACCCTAGcgataataatgaaaataaaaaagaattgcaagtgcttaattttcaaaatgtttgtttcccaccgctacttttctttttaaagaatgaacaGAGGTAACATTCTTTCCTGCTTCACAAATACaggtaaaaagtaaaagatgaaCAGTCCCAAAGCCTTGCAGCCACAGAGGCAATGAACATGTGACTCACCACGTCTAAGGTGTGACACATTTAAGGTGAAACCCAACCCCTTCCATCCACCAGTCACACAATTCGAACTAAAAGGCTTCTGGGAAAAGTCAAGAGCTGTTTTCAGCAACAGCCTGAACAAGCCTCATACCAACGATCACCAGCTCCACAGTCTAGAATATTAATCTATGGTAATTCCCCATGATATGTAGTTAATCAAAATTAAATTCTCAAAAGTGAATTTTTAATGCCTGAGAATACAATTCTATTTCTGTACTACGactaacaccaccaccacacaatCCTTCCAGAGAGTAAATGAGATTTGattttgcttcatttcttttcaccGGCCTTCTCCAAAGACAGTGGCACACAATTACATCACATATGATCTAATCTACAGAAATGCTGCAGGTCTTCCTAGTACTAGTAACAGTACTAGTTGTGGCAGTACAAAATAATATagatacataaaaaattataataataacaacaataataacaaatctCAAGAACATAATTGAACAAATATACTTACAGTAAAGATGTATCTGCCAGTCCTGTCATAAGTCACACAGTACACTGCTGATAGGTGGCCAAGCTTGCGGTCATGCATGACTAACTTTGAGTACAGAGACACTGTCAAACTGCCAGCAACTCCACTTGCAGTACGAGCATGCAGAGTTTGTACTAGAGAGAAAAGTCAGACATTCATACAATCAGCCCTCACAGAATCAAGATGATACAGAATAAGTTTTAGGAGAAAAATGCTATGCGCATTACAAATCAAAGAATCTGTTCAACCTTTActgatgaaatgatgaaaaggcatttcaaaatttctttttacaagATAACTCTCCCTGTGATTtcatacttggaaaaaaaagttatttcaaagTATCTTGAAAATGGAGGATTGTCAGCTTATTTCATCTAGTTTTACTCAATTCCTTATTAAATATTAAGATCAGTTTCTTCTAGAGTTTGAAAAGCagaactttgttttctctttttatgtaaTTAAGGACGTTATTAAGAGTGACCTGTGTCAGGAAAgatcaagaagaaaaattagCTTTGTTccagaaaaatatcaaatgccCTAAATGGTAGTTTACATATCCTTAAATTAATCAATATAGTAAAACGTTCTTATTACCCTTCCCTATTACAGCCCCTGCTGTCCTACAATCCAAACAATTTTCCCAGACATATTTcactatataaatgtcatcAAAATACCTCCCCACCTGACTCATGATCAACAGTTTGTGCTTTATTACGACTTTTTCTGCattgaaaaaattaaagtatattttacaaTAGACTGCTTCTGGCTGATTGTTGACTAGATATTATGATTTCCTgcaaaaatcatataaaatcaagtaagtatatttttaaagaaaccgCTTGTTGATAGGATCAGCAATCATTTTGACATAAACCATATCACTACAGTTGTCTGAATCAAATCAACTTCCTAATAACCACTGAAAGCCAAAATCAATCCAGGCTCAAAAGATGAATCAACCTCCATAACAAAAGTAGCTATCAACATCAAGTATTACCAACAGAGGCAAGCGTTGTTTGAACAAGTTCAGCCAACATCTAACTAAACCAAAAAATGTCTACAAGACGCTACACATTCAGAGTACAAATCATGCAATGATACATGATGTAATTTCCCCATGTATATTAATTTTCAACAACTATAATGTCATCTAAGGAGTTCGAAGACTCTCGTGTAGCTTTGGAAGAAAACTTTATCGTCTCATAAAAATCTTACTCAAATATTCCCttaaaggaggaagaaaaactgACCAAAACAAGCTTACCAAATGATGGCACAAGAAGATTTTGTGGTGGTACACGACAGGCTCCATGCCGCACAGCAATATGATTGGCTAATGGCCACTTTGTGTGGCGGATGCCTAACAGAAAATAACCTTCAATCTGGTTACtggttaacactttaacatggaaaaagagttaaaaaaatacacaaatttacTAAACTATATTGAtatcactttttaaatataaggCACTTTAGAAATCTAGAAATGAAGCAAACTTCTCACTTTTGTACAAGGACTGAACAGAGCCggaaaatattaaacattttaattgaaTACATAGTGAGGGAAAAAGATCTGACAATTCTTACAGTAGTACTTACTTTCTAGTGTTCTCAGCAGAGAAAGGTTTCCAGCACCCAGAAGTGAGCGCACACCATAGATATTGGTGGGAACCAACTGGTCCAGCAAGGGACCAACACGCTGACATATCTGAAGTAGGTGATCTGCTCTGATATGATGATTTTGCCTTACCTGCAACATTTTGATAAATCTTTTTATGTCAGGGAAATGcttgtttttaagttttctttgtgaGTTGATTTcccattttaaatattataacaGTCTTCATCCTAAAGGTGTTCTgtaccatcatcatcaaaaaacaTCAATTATCTAAAGCAAACGTGTGTGTTGGTGACAAACAACATATACACAGCAAAAGCACAGTTAAAGACAGGCAATGAATTATAAGAAACTGATGTGACAGCCAAAGGCAATTTACAATTTTATCATCTGATAGCACactattaacaaaaatatattcagaTAAGACTCTAAATATTAAGCCAACATGTATGTGTGACTGTGCTTGCACatgtgaatgaataaatatgtgaacaatcatacacatacagacactttaacaagaatattaaaatgaaacatttgaaaattcTTAAATAGGAACTCTAAAGGCAGCACAACGACAAAAGAGAAATGCATAtaaaaagcaatttaaaaaaatgactgaacCTAATACAGGACTAAGAGAAAAAGTTTAACAGTAGGAAGAAATATTTAACTCCGAGAACATGAATTGTTTGACTGGAAGATCTATTATACGGTTATGTTATGatcccacacacaaaaattgtgAGATCTACTGATGTATTCCATGGCAACATTCAAGATATTACGAACTTCCATAACGGTCATGTTAATAGAGGCATACAAGCAAAACCTTACAGATCATAATTAACTACAGCAGTGTACGTTCCACGCAAAATATcagtaaacacaaaattatttgcacTTCAATGAAGGCTCATCAGTTTCAAAATTACATagttataatttattaaatattataaatataaatttattaaatgaaTGTGAAACTAAACCTTGCAGCACGATATCTTGACGCATAACCAACGACGCTAGTACATTGAGGTCAAGGTCATCAACCTTATATTTTTCCTAACCCAGTTCTAAATCTAAAAATACCCACCACTCACAAGGAGTTTAGCATATTACGTCTAAGGAACTGTTAGGACTCATTCCATTGGTTAAATGGCGTAGAAGCTTTGTGACATCACATCCCTGCAGTGAGTCCTCACGTTGTTATTATTTGGTAAGGCAACtcaattttgaaataaagataacttttataaaataccaaaatcatttaaaatattgactgAGATAGTTAAAGGCAAGCTTATTCTATCATCTGcacctaatttttttaatatattttttttaaattactgactacatatttttgaaagttgGGCCTATTTCTCTAAACTATGGTTGTTTTCTGATACATACCAGCTCTTCGTATGTTTTGGTGCGTGGATTTCCTTCCCAATCAACCCCTTTTGgtaaaaactggaaaaaatcaaatttttaaaaattctctgaATGTATCATTTTTCgataaaaattatcaaaagtaTGTTAGAACCACCGAAAACACGTGAAAAATGTGTTCATATTTCGAAAATCGCGGACGATCTTTAGAGCAGATGACAAGATGTTTGGGGGGTTATAGACACAACAGTATTCCTTACCTCATGCTCTGCAAGCTCCCGCAACAGCACCTGAAACACGATAAAAGCATTATAAGCTTGTGCTAGTATCCCAAAAGGACTaacttatttgaaaatataCTCACTTCTGCAGCTTGCTTGCATGGTCCACTCGATAAAAACCGCGCGATGAGAAAATACAGTTCTGCAACAGAAGAGAGAAGTGAGTTCAGATAGTGGGTCACGACTCGCTACAATTCACACGTTTCATGATGAAGTATCCATCTACCTGTTTCAACGCTCGATGGCGGAATCCCAGTAGATTGATGTCTTGACATTTCGCTCATTTTAGGAGCTCTACAATATCGttgatttaaacaaaacttcagCGTCTAGTGATTCGGCGACGCCATTTCATTCAGTATTGTGGTGTACGGACATTCGATTTGCGCACTATTTTTGGCGTGAGAATACAACATCTTTGACATCCCCAATTGTAACTAAGTATAAGAGGTGTTTtgcttaaaactttaaaaacatccGATGAAATCGCAATTTATATATGTCAGAAGGAATTGCTGATGCTTATTTAACGTTTTCAGTTTTGCAGATCAATAATCATTTGAGTACTATATTTTCTCGGAACAACAAAGACTCAAATGCTTAGTTGTGACGTCATGGGGTTGCCCGCATGTGTGTATTGAGTGCCGACAGGAATACATGTGTATGTGGCAGGAAGTACACACTGGCTACATCAAGAGCTGACAAATTAACCCAACTTAAACTGTAACAAAGGTATGCGTTATGAGAGGATTTTGAGATAAGTTTTTGAAAGTTAGTAGCTTGTCTTTCAACTTAACCTTTTCCTAGAGATGTGTTTCTGACTGCCTCACGGCCATTCAAATACGATGTGGACGTATATAATCGGCACTTGTGAAACTAAAAGGGGAGTCACAGTTTTCAGCCCATAGTATTAAACCTTTAAAACAGAGTTCGTCTAATTATTCCTTACGAAAGAAATAAACTGGCATAGAATTTACTTATCAAATGCACAACGACACAAGTTCATTGATCATTCTTGTCACATTTGACAGCTGCTTGATCTGATGCAATGAAGTTCGTATCATtttgtcaggaaggaaaaattaTTGTATAAAAGAGGATTATCTAAAGCATTTCAGCGTTATTTGCGTGACTTTTCAACTATCACAGCAGGCATCATAACAGATGGTAGTGGTAGTTGTCATATACATCATATTTAAATCGTAATATATCGTGAGATATTTAAGGGTAGTTAACAAGGTACAAAATATTCTGACGTGGACTTTCTTAAGCATATAATGTTGTTTTTACACATATGTTCAATATGCTAAATAGACCTCAGATTGGACAAATGAAGCAGTAGAAACACACATGCCACACAAAgagtatacacacacaaagacacatatgtaatatatttaattCTTACTCCAGATAAGAGAGTAGAACTAGGTTTGGTAAGCAAGATGATTTGATGTTTAGCTCAGCATGTCGTGGCTTCCTGAGAGACAGCAGCGCTCATGGCTTCAGCAACTGTGtgaaagcattttaaagacagGCCCTGTCCCTGAACACATTGCAATAATCATGGATGGCAATCGGAGATTTGCTGTCAAAAAGAGCATAGATCGAGCAGAAGGACATCTGCAAGGATTTCAAAAACTTGCAGaggtaaattctttttttttccactggcTTCAGAATGTTGTCCAAAGCATTTAAGTTACGTGGGTGATAGCTTTGTTATGCAGGTGCTTTGCTATCAAATTGTGTGAAAGTtattgaaaaacttttttttcatcagttttatcCACACAAGTTGATGAACTTGTAGAGTTTGTTTAATAGCATAAAACAGGTTATCAAAAGATATCAGATAATATTGTCAAACAGTAGCTACATGAAAGGCTGTCAATAGGACATAATCTGACTCTTGACCTATGCATTGTGTAGAAAGAACATCATCAGTGAGCTCAGATCTTTTGGGGGAACAATCTTGTGCAGGTATCAGCTTGTGTGAAAGTTTTCATGCATTTGGGTGAGGCACACAGTATTTGATGAGCTGATcaaattgttttattgatgctgatgatattatttttatatatatatttcttttttgtgtgtgtccttAGACTCTTGATTGGTGCCTGAGACTTGGCTTACGTGAAGTGACAGTTTATGCTTTCAGCATTGAAAACTTCAAGCGATCCAAAGAAGAAGTGGAATGTTTGATGGaacttgcaaaacaaaaacttgcacGTTTGTTACAGGAAAAGTATGTACACATTTGTAGTATATATTCTGAAATGATTGTAAGCTGCATTAGTCTGCCTTTTAAAGTGTATTGTATTCTGTGGAATTAAGTggataactttttttctatgcacaaaattatttattttcaatgctTTCAAATGGTTTAAGATATCTTTGTGGCCaaattctttattcatttttagtATCTGTATATATTGCTTTAAATTGTATTAGATGTTTACAGGTATTCATGTAACTTGAATGAGGTTCCTTTACAGGGAACTGATTCAGAAGCATGAGGTGTGCATTCGTGTGCTTGGCAAGATCGAATTGTTATCACCTGAGCTGCAACAGATGATTGCagatgctgttcttttctccaaaaacaacaaaaggttGTAACAcagttgtatatttgtaaattgtGTGTATATGAGAGTTATACATTGAATactacagaaaataatttttttactatatatctgtgtttgtgtgtacatgcatctTGAACATTGCACCTTCCAAAACTGTATACATTATGCAGCGTACAGAATGCTAGTGACCATGGGAAATCAGTTTTATTGGCAACCTGCTGgagcatttttctttcttgatatGTTGCAGAGCAACTCTTAATGTCTGCTTTGCGTACACAGCACGTGATGACATCAGTAATGCCATGAAGGAGCTGGCACTAGGAGTCAAAGCAGGCGAGATCCAAGAAAGGTTTGTTCATATAAACAATATGAATTATAATGCTGAACTTAATGTTTTTTCATGCCCATTGCAGTAGTGCTGTATATCTCATATCAACAAGAGTCAAATATTTGCTCAAATTTGTACAAGTAAATGTGGCAATCACCAGTTGCCCATCAAATTTTCAGTGTTGCTAGTGACACTAAGCTCTGCTTGcttattgcttattttcttgtttcctaCATTTTGCTGATCTCTAGTGACATCACGGATAGTCTTCTGGAAAAGTGTCTTTACTCATCTCATTGTCGACCTGTGGACTTGCTGATTCGGACATCTGGTGAAGTCAGATTGAGTGATTTTCAATTGTGGGAGGTGAGTATTGTGGTTTTTTAGTGAAAAGCggcagttttcttatcagtagATGAATAAACGTCgaagatgaagaaaagctcCTATGACCTAGTATGAGCAGAACCAGGAAGACATTTAGACCGTTCATGAATTTGGTGAGGGTGGGAAAAAATTATTCAGATTGTTATTTTTAACTCATTCACAAAAAGGACGAAAAGCAACCTAACTGAACGTTTAGAACGGTATTAGTGGTGCAAAGTATGATGTGTTCAAATATTTACACCTATTAATATATCATTGTTGTATAGTAAATTGCCacaacagtaaattttaaaagaaaacaggagaAAAGTTAGTATTCTAAAAGTGAGAGCATTCAGGTGTCACCACAACAAGCAAAACAACTTTTTACAATATAACCTCTAACTTCTATGGCCAGGTTTGGAGATAAGCAATGTTAAAGATGTGGGCTACAATGTCAAGCACTGATACCAAAATAGCAGCAAGGGGAGGAAACAAGATTTATAAAtgtatgaataataaatatccATAAAGCTGTCACACAGTTACTATCGTTTTGTTATAGAAACAAATTGttggagaaacagaaatgtgcagAGTAATGTTTTTCCTGTTGCCTTTAAATTTCACTGTGATATGCTTGCCAGatcccttatatatatatagtaataagAAATACTTTTCGCTACAGTTTTGACAAACAGTCCTCTTGCACCCCACCCCAAGCAAACACACGTTTGTACACTATAAAGGGAA
The sequence above is a segment of the Pomacea canaliculata isolate SZHN2017 linkage group LG6, ASM307304v1, whole genome shotgun sequence genome. Coding sequences within it:
- the LOC112565857 gene encoding dehydrodolichyl diphosphate synthase complex subunit DHDDS-like is translated as MSWLPERQQRSWLQQLCESILKTGPVPEHIAIIMDGNRRFAVKKSIDRAEGHLQGFQKLAETLDWCLRLGLREVTVYAFSIENFKRSKEEVECLMELAKQKLARLLQEKELIQKHEVCIRVLGKIELLSPELQQMIADAVLFSKNNKRATLNVCFAYTARDDISNAMKELALGVKAGEIQESDITDSLLEKCLYSSHCRPVDLLIRTSGEVRLSDFQLWESAYSCLAFVNVLWPEFSIWHLYAAILHYQRNYAQIQIARQNRDIERERLQRDSDYNCVLKEISHHNPDSATVQESVQKYAADRASRIDAFLQRLYEKRGSLLEKLIPGSIQCPMISLLS